In Ascaphus truei isolate aAscTru1 chromosome 2, aAscTru1.hap1, whole genome shotgun sequence, the genomic stretch ACTGGTTTCCaaatcaagcctgtcaaggccacactgtgtccagggacctggcacaggggtgatctccctatggggagaggggatcccactccaatcgggagggcgtacctggcaaagggaaagcacggagaaatgtgcggctagagctgacagctgcatggggcagtctacttCATCGAGtacgtcaataaagatgccctgttcaaagatacccccactgtgtgagtgtgagattactctgcagtggaagtcaccaccgagaaggagttcctcaccaggaccatctccctgcggaagcatagatcttgatgaggtggaggcgctgcacatgatttaggtaggactcgcacccactacctcagctacctgttactgatgacatcccctaataccattgTGCGGGAgtctcaggagtcctgttacctgcaggtgcacccccacacaccatcatgtaatggggaccggttagaccacacgggccaatgtgagattgggtgggtcggacaggagggaacacccgttacatatatatgtaagtatgtgtgtagcgcactttcccccacccccttggaggttgtgtggctacggtgtgtgtgtggtgtgcaatacctgtggctcacaggaggtctgagcctccgctgcagggagcctggggtgtatactTGTACGGTGTTCTTCAGCGCCCCCATCCGTaacggattctactgtgtggaattacctgttacaggacacacatatatatatatacacacacacaaacacacacacatcacacacacacacactgggtaaaACATTAAATAACAGCTTTACTACAGAAGGAGAgtatggctactggttacagcctaTCTGCCAGGCCTTGCACGGCGGTAACCACCCGCCAAAGTGTCCTACACTCCTGTCCACAGTACTTGACGGGGTCCTCGGAcaaccaaccaccctggtgtccacaaggagATAATCCCtcacccttatatgtggtcagTGCTGCCACTACAGTGTGTGTTCGTGCACTTGTGCGTGGGGTACCTTCCGGTGCATCCGCACCCGGGCGCACTGCGTCCTGCGATGGGGTACACAGACCCAATGATTATCTACGACTCCGGTGCTTCCGCCTTCACGTGGGGTGGTCCCCATGTGGGGTGTCCACCTCAAGGATAGCCTCATCCgtggggtggtctggtcccagaccaccaagcgccaggatgccgctgtgtcctggctgagtccctcactacaagctacaggggcagtatccctatctatgggcctgtccctgtagcactcacaaactgaggggagttgggcctagctgtgGCCTATCagtggtctctggcctagtgcagatgccacaggcACCTGCACACTCAGACCCTACCCTTTCCGTGTCCAGCTTCTAATTCCTAACTGCcctaactgtcagctcaactAACGTTCCAATcttcccctcaggagattctagcagctcTATTGGTTGCCTGTCAACATGTGGTCTACAGCCTGAAAGGTAAGAGGGAGACctcgctacacacacacacgcacgcacgcacgcacgcacacacacacacacacatacacacacacacacacattatatgtaATGTAGTGGGTTTAAAGCTTGCTAAGACTGTTTACAGTATGTCTAAATGTACGATCTTAAAAATATTTCTGCTGCTCTTTGCTAAATCTACACATCAGCTCACTAGCAAATCCCCCCAAAATCGATTGATAAAAATAAACTTGAATTGTAACAGCccgtaatttaaaaaaattagaggtacattttgtatatttttttaacaatatatggtatgttttttttaatcaaccttaaaaccaaatattgtaataaatagAATAACAATGCTCAATAATGTtaaaagtttattattattacaacatACTGATACAGCAGAACATACATTATGATCAGTAAAATACAAGTAACAACATACAAAAAGATTATAAAATCATTACCAGCAGCATAGTGTCAAAAACACGCTAATTTGCTTTacagtcaaaatatataaaaatatataaaagtagcaGCAAAGTGTATTTCCTGACTGAATGCCAGTCAAATTCTGAGTTTTATGTAAGTAAAAAGtttcttttaaatatatatttttataccatGTCAAACAAAGAAATAAGCAAGCAATAAAAGATGAGCTGTTTAGTgttaaaaataaagataaatcATGGTTCCACTGAAACTGATGCTCACTGGTGTTTCACTACAACTGCATATCTTTATAAGTTGTTATATTTGCAAATTCCAAAAACAATAATGAGGGAGATCTAAAAAGTAATGTATTGGAAATAAGTGAAAGACTACTAAactatttataaaataaatattaagacGGAGTTATTGTTAAATTGCTGAGtgctttcattgtatttattgggACTCCTATATTGTGAGACTGCAGCTTAAAATTCGATAATGCCATATTGCAAGTGCTACTGTATGAATCTGGTGAGATTGCTATTTTATATTCTACAGTGGTGATATATCAATCTTTTAAAGTAAAACTGAGGCAAATAACTTAATTTTCATCTGCATCTCTATGCATCAATGTATAgatactttattaaatgtttgcCTTATGTGCATTGGTTTCAAACATAGAGCGTATCAGTAAGAGAAGTTAAGTACAAGTTACATGACACACATACTCAAAGGATTAAACTCTGCACTCTGTGTGATGATTTCCCTGGCTAATAATTTTCAGGAAACAGAAATGCAAACAGAAAGTGAAGTATTTGAGTTCTCTTTGCACTCTCTTTATACTGATACATCAGCTCCTGTGAAAGATTCAATCCAGCAtagaagaaaatatatatcaaatataaatcaAATATTTTGTCCCTTTCTTTATTAAGCAGTCTTCTGTCATAATACATCTTCTGCCATTAGAAGAAAATTTACTGCGCATTGATGTGAATtggttgtacagtactgtaagtagAAATGGGCAATTTGTTTTCGAATTTGAATCTAACactgattggccagttcctttaaGCTGCTAAATTcgatggatcagtctcaaaaagacgGGTCTTTTTCTATCACAGAAAATTGGCTCATAGGATTAGTAGTCTGAATTTGATAATTGAATACAAATCAGAAAAACTTAATTGTAATAGGGAAAGAAGGAAGAGCAGAGCCGGAGTATAAATAGAGGTGCAGCCTCAAGCTGTTAGGCTGTTGTTGCTGTACTGTAGTACTAAAACTTAATTTTGTTTACATTATTTACTTCATCAAATGTGTAGCTGAACCATTAACCAGGCATTAACCGGTGACTGACTGGTGATTCAGTTAAGTAGTAATCTTGTAGTGAGTGACTCTTTTCAGTGTGGTGTGGGCTCTAGGCTCCTGTACATTTCTGTTTGTAGTATATTAACTTGTATATAGCAGTTTATTAATATTAATCATAAATAATCGCAATACTAATATTCAAGAATTTTTACAACTGTCAGTTATTTTCAAGTACAGGGATACACTTGTATACATTGAGTTTCTCTTACTTTCTGTCTGTTGGTAGTAGCGGGCGCTGCTTTTacagtaaaaacaaaaacactttTTTTATAACTCCAATGGATTAATCCGACTTCATTTTTCTAATAATCCATCATCAGATTCAATAGAAACACAGTCCATGAACTGGATTTAAATTAAATCATACTTCGGATTATTTAAAATGCAAGAAACTGACCATTATGGATGGATTTTAAATAATCAATGCGTATTCAAATTAGTACAATCTTAAATCAGATTTTAATGCGCGTATCAGTTTTTATGATAAACCCCAGGAAAATCTGGGAAGGGGATTTGGACCACTCTCTCCATCTCTAGTTGTAAGGAGTCTTCTTGTTCTCAAACTTGCCTTATGGCAgaaaactgcttagtaaatatggcctataGTCTCTATTTacagaacaaaaataaataaataatatagctaaAAAGATTTCTCGTACACTAGCAATATAGAGAAAATGACCTGGTAGTTTCAAACAGTGTTTTCTTTCTTGAACTTGGTCCCCCATGGAGAGATTTACCCCTGCCGGGGAATGCTGCAGACAGGGTTCAACAGGTTCTCCCAGCAGTGGGAACATTAAGTATAGATACATCTGTATTTAGTACAATATATAGTATATTACATTGAAATTTAGAGGGTATAATATCAACATTCCTTTATGAAAGACTGATGAATTCCTGGGGCATTGAGTGCACTCAATTCATCAAAGCAAAAGCAACAGGCAACGCTGTTTATTCTTTGATAATTtggtggaaatatatatatatatatatatatatatatatatatatatatatatatatatatatatatatattgttgagaGGTCCCGCACACTTGGAAAATCTCTCAAGTGGTATTTCATTAAGTTATCAATGTTTTAGGTGGCCACCTTTGAAAACTTTCTGAAAATCCTTAAATCAATTTAATGTAAGAATTAATAAAATTATACTATAAATGAAAGCATGTGTCCTCAGACTATGTACGTAATGTGttataaaaaaaacagcaatgCCACAATGTAGGAAGCTAAGCTGATTTGTAGGGTTTTGAAACCTGCTTCCCAAGAAAATTATCCTGATTGATTTCTTCTATTGGCTTAACAATATATGTATTCATACTTTATGCAGTAGCATTCCTGCTTATAGTACAAGAGCACATATAATATACCCGTAGAGGGATTTAAAAAATCGAAACTGTTAAACCAATACTAAAAATTTACCAATACTTGGTGCTCTCAGAAATTTGCTAGTGAAGTACCTCAACATGTGAATTTATTCAACAGAGACAAAATTGCTCAGGTCTGTATTGTATCTATGCATAAACCTCAAATGTCAAAGGCATTTAGGGCAAGAATGTGCatggtaaaaaataatattaaattgTTTATGAAAAATCAGCAAGATTTCAAATTCATGTGGCATAGAGATGTTCTACTGTTCAAACTCTCCAAAAAGTTTGAAAAACGCTAAACAGTGGATCAAACTTTTGGCATCAAAAGTTCTAGCAAAATAACCTAAATAGACAATATAAGCCAGGTGCCAAGGCGTAAAGAAAATAATTgcttaaatatgtttcacaaagtattttacatataaatctagttttttttttaaattatatagtCCAATAGTTTTATACATAATTTACAATATATAATTTCTGTGTTAAATAAATGCTTGTTAGATTTACATGTGATAAAAAAAGGTAGTGTAAATATTGTGGACCTTAATAttaagtatataaatatacaaagcattgaaaataatacataataaaagTGAGATAAAAGAAAATAAACCTTTAGAATAAATATTTAAGTGATTTGACAcaaatttgtttttttgtaaaaaataaacatagtTCATGAATCTTTTTCTTTAAAAGGCTCAACTAGGTTACTGACACACCATGTTTATGGATTTTGGATTCTATTCTTGCCCATTCAGGTACTGTTGGCAGTTGAGTTCCGCTCTGATTTCAGGTGATCCTGGAATCCTTCTCCCAGTTAATGGATATACACACCAGCATTTTCCACGCTCTCCATCTAAGGAGGCATCAcactataataaaaacaaaagctattaaataaaaaatactgaaattaacacagcattgcatgataaaaaaaaaatcatttttaatttACATTGTAAATTAGCATTTTGAAGCAGAATACAATAATTATCTGTTTAAACAGGTACCGTAAGTTGGAGTCGCTATAAGGGATAATCAGAAATAGTTTTGGAAGTGTGAAGTGGTGAAAACTGTACCTGTTTGCTGTGGAAGAAACCATTTCTATTACAGTTGGGGATGTGAAACCTATAAATATCTTCTCCTGTTCTTTGTTGAGCTTTAGCCAATTTATCCATTGCCTTGTAGAGTTCTTTCTGGCATGGACCCTAAAAGAATGACAAAGAACATGAGCATGTTTGCAAGGCAGAACATCTACTGTATAAAGTAAATGTCATGTTTATAACATCCGTCATAATAACACAAGGGCTCGTTATGGCTGAAAACAATACTTAATGCATCtttactgagctttgaagattCGTGTTACCTTTTAACGATATGGTAACTGAAGATAACATATCGTAAAGTATTTTACGGACCTCTGAGAATCTACTGTACcccattgtgtatttttttaaaattgaatTTAATGCAAACTTTAATTGATAAAATAGTACTGTTAGGTTTGTGCAATGTTGTTGAATTAAACAGCAACTATTTACATGTATGCCAATGTGTGTGATATGAGAGTTCCAAGTTAAATAATAGTGTAAAATAGTGTACAGTAGCATATATTATGTTCAAAAGTTAACAGATGAAATTATGTAGAAAACATCACGAGCTGTCACTTTCTAATTTCCATTTGGTTGATCATTATATGGTAGTTGTCTTAATCTTTTCAATTAAGCCACCTTAAATGTATGATGTTAAGAGGAGCAGGCAAATGTAAGAATCCAATTATTAGCATGGATTTAcatttacagatgcagcgtccgttattcgaacacttcacgcagtatatacctcggaatacccacgtcatggcgcgggatttctttcAAACATAACGCCTCTagatgcgagtgcagaaaatggcattttagtgttctggtttttaaacacctgaacttggcacagtagcacaatactgtacacattgcaattcattcatttcattgcacacaaagaaacagaatccatgaaattcaaacaaagcaaccgcgataaaaacgcgtgcctggggcgattggccgcgttaatgccatgtggagtacagcagcgcacacaaatggttcagtgatttgttcgaataacggccgctacatctgtatacaatttttcttctttttaaaaaTCTCCTTTATTGATTTGTGTTTCTATGGGTCCCTTTTATATGTTCTATTTTATAAATGGAACACATACTgtagaagaaaaaaatgttttggaTGCATTTTGTTTAACCTTGGAATTTGTGGCCCAAGTTGGGCTTTATCGCTTGATTTTTCAACGCATACAGTATACACTCCATACACTAGTGTATTCAAGTGTCTTTCTTTCTGATTGACGAAGTAAAaaatcacatatactgtataatacatgtTTTACAGAGTTGGAAAGCACAATGCTGTCTTATCATACATACGAAGAAAGGTTGTATTGGTGAAGTACAGATCTCACCAATTACAAATCATCAAATTGTTAATAGAATCATGATACCGATGTAGCACGTTATTACACTTGTTAATGTAATTTAACACATAAAGTAACACATGTTTTCAATAGCACcacaatagtgtgtgtgtgtgtgtgtgtgtgtatgtatatatatatatatatatatatatatatatatatatatatatatatatatatatatatatatatacacacacgcatatatacatatatgtatatatacatgtatatatatgtatatatatatatgtatatatatgtatatatatatatacacacacacactatctgtaGTGTCTAGGATCTTCAAATTGAAGGTTTAGTAGTTAATATAACCACAAAACTACAGAAACCTATAATCATGAAGCAAGATGGTATACAGTACATAGCTTTTGACGGTGCCTGATAATATTGTTAAGTGCTTACCTGTTGGTCCTTCCACTTCTTGCGCTCAAAGACCTTCTTTGCTTTCATACGTTCATATACAGTTATTACATTCCAGTAATCAAGCTTGTCAAAGCCATCAGGGAATAATCTAAAGAATGGTGGAATCTGGTCCTGTGAAGTGTCAGTGCCTTCAGGAGCTGTGTTTTCATGCTCTGCATAATCCTTTGTATCTAAATGAAAAAGCGTTGTTTATTACTTGTAATTATTTCTTTCTACTGTAAAATAAAATATCAGCAGAGTACAATAAACTTTAGATGGGGCTttccaaaacacacaaaaagtagAGCAAATTTTTAATAGTAGATCAATAATTCCCCACTTTTGACCACTGACATCACTCTCCAAAGGAACACTTATCTTTTGTACTCTATGgcacatactgatgcagcggtcgttattcgaacacatcacggtgccgattttgagttctctgctgttccccacgcagcatgaacgcggccaatcgccccaggcacccgcgcttatcgcagatgttttgtttgaattttatggattctgtttcttcgtttacatttcatccattttattgcaatgtatacagtactgtgctactgtgtcaatttcatgtgttttaaaagccagaacactaaaattcatttttctgctctcgccgtgctcgcatcttagtgcggggaggctggaattcatcccgcggtttcaaatcgggattccgatgtacgtgacgcgtgaagtgttcgcataacggccgctgcatcagtaacaAAACACTAAAAAGAATTAAGAGGCAGATTAACCAAGTGCATGTTTGGGCACCCAATCCGATGCTAAGTCCTGTTAAAGCCAAAGGGAGTTAACGCCGGATTGGGTACACTAACTTGTAATGGTGCTTGAGGAATCTGACCCTAAAAATGTAGTTGTGCTACAGTACATTACTTAAAATTGCCACCCCACTACAAATACTTCACTTAACTTTATCTTTAGCTCGCAGGTAAAGCAcagatttacatactgtacagtaaaaagCTTGGGTAATTTTTTATTGTTTCAAAATGTGCATACAGTAGAGTAGATCAGTTAAAATCTCACATGGATATTCAGACAGACGtgaccattactcaaaaacatatGAGCAGGAAATGATACAAAAACTCCACTGAAGTTATTAGACTCTATTGTAGAATGTATGCCCTTTAAAAGGTGCTGGTTAAGACATTTGATACGATGCTGTAGCCTTATTTCATATATTTTGGGGATATAATAGTTAGCATCTTAGATTATGTATGCCACTTTATTGCTTAATATTTGTGAAATAAATATTTGGTGGATTGAAATTGAAGAAATAGCTTTTTGCCATAGCTCCACTAATAATctgttaagaaaaaaaaatagacactTGACTTATGTCCACGTTTGCACCTAAAGTTTGGCATTTTAAATGAATGATGAGAGGTTGAGCCAGACTTGGGGAATGTGTGCAAGATGTAGATGTGAGTGTGAATGggtgttttttgtatttattatataCAGAAAAGTGGCGTGTTATGTTACTTTGATCTTTCACCGAAGTGATGGAAGAAAATGGTCCATAGGTCACAAAAACAAGCAGCAATGTCAAGAGATCATTCAAGTGTGCAATAGGCAGGGTAAACAGACCTGccgtctctgtaagtctcccagcattccacttagattgtaagctccccaagcagggatttcctttcctaatgtttgaatttgttgcacttattgttttaGTTTCCTGTactgttttttctcttttgtaaagcgctgagtacactgggggtgctatataactaaagatatacatacatagtacAAACACAAAAATCTTCACGCAAACAGTAAATAGATGCTATAAGACTAAAAGGGCACAGGTACCTATTGTGCACACTTATTTAGAcagaataaaaatgtatgtagGTTTTATAGAACCTCGCTTTAAATTTAGAAAACAACCTCCCTGTATTTCTTCTTACAATCTCATCCCCAACATGCTCACTACCCCATCCTGATCCCcagcatcctctctcccctcttcatcCCCAGATCCTGCACTCCTACATCCTCTCTCAccttttatttatgtatatatatatatataatattaacaaTTGATGAATAATTTGAAGAAATG encodes the following:
- the IGFBP1 gene encoding insulin-like growth factor-binding protein 1, which produces MYATTAEKMVCCPHWLLAASLLFIAVEIGVAEPLHCAQCTEERLALCPQVPAECPELAREPGCGCCLTCALKHGELCGVYTARCGKSLSCHARPGETRPLHALTRGQGICMDADSLEKLRASDVADTKDYAEHENTAPEGTDTSQDQIPPFFRLFPDGFDKLDYWNVITVYERMKAKKVFERKKWKDQQGPCQKELYKAMDKLAKAQQRTGEDIYRFHIPNCNRNGFFHSKQCDASLDGERGKCWCVYPLTGRRIPGSPEIRAELNCQQYLNGQE